The Patescibacteria group bacterium nucleotide sequence TTAATGAACCGGTGCGTGGCTGGTTAAGATGGCGGCAAAACTTTGGCGCTAAAGAGAAAAAATTATATGGTGTCAATGAACATCTTTATTCCTAATTATATATGGGATAATGTTTTGTGGGAAAACGGCTTTGTTCCAAAAATATTTTTTCCAGATTCAACAAGACTAAAATTAAACCAGCTCCGAAATAGTCAAAAACTAATTCACAAAATCATTTCTTATTTTTGGCAAAATAAATTCATTCAAAAATTAATTAGCCGAACTGGCCTGGCAATAACGATGACTTTGCTTGGCTTGCCATTAAATTTAATCGCCCGCAAAAAATCAACCATGCGACATTTTTGATATGGGCACGGCATGATATAATAAAAAGCAGTCCCTGAACCTATTCTATCTTTTTGGGACATGATTGTGCGTATCATATTATAAGGAGAAAAAATAACCATTGGACAAATTGCACGAAAATTATTTGGGAAATATTTCCATATCTTTGGACGAATTTATCGATCAATTTTTGTTGATTTAAATGCCGTGGCGTATTCAATTTCGCCTCATATCCACCAAAAAGCAACAATTGTTGATGTGGGAGGAGGTGATGGCGAACCGCTGAATTATTTGTTATCGCTAAGACCTGATATTAAAGTGATCTTGATTGATCCAAGCCCAGGTATCGGTAATCTGGTCAAGAAAGAATATTTGCCCAGAGTCGAACTGTACCCCAAAACTTACATGGCTGAGTTTAAAATTAAAGATAAACTCAAACCTTATGTTATCTTGATTAGCGATGTAATTCACCATATTCCCCAAAAAGCGCGAAAAGAATTTTTTTCCGAACTAAAAACGATGGTTGGTGACCAAAATGAGGTGAGAATAATTATCAAGGATATTGAACCAGGTTTTTTCAGATCGTCCTTGAGTCGCCTCGCCGACCGGTATATTAGCGGGGATAAGAAAATGTCACTTATCGGACGTCGAAATATTTCCAAAATAATGTTGAAAACTTTTGGGAAGAATATCACGATGAAAGAAACAACCCTTTTTAAAATAGACAAGCCGAATTATGCCTTAGTATTTATCTGCAAACGAATCTAGAGTATTTTATGATATGTTATTGATTTTAACAAGATAATCAGCTATAATGCAGGCACCATGTTTATCATTTATAATTTATATAATTTAGGTCTCAGCCTATTATTTTTTTTGATCAGTTTTGGGGTAGGCAAAAAAATTCTCAACCGGTTTAAATTTAGTTTTAAATCGCTTTTGGAAAATTGGTTGTTTTCAACCGGATTAGGTTTAGGGTTGATCGGGATTCTAATTTTTGTTATTGGCTCAGTTTCTCTATTATATAAACCGGTGATTTGGGGGTTGACCGCGGTTTTGCTAATTTGGACATTTGGGGAAATCTGGACCTTTTTAAAATCGATCCCTTATCGAAAAATTAAGTTGCCAAAAAATGTCTTTGGTTTGTTTATTGCTCTTGGCTTTGTTTTTTTGGTTTTTTATTATTTAATGGGCGCTTTGGGCCCGGAAAAAAATTTTGATGCTTTATGGTATCATTTAACTGAGCCTAAGTTATATTTGCAAAATCATCAAATTAGATTTATTAATTGGGGTTGGTTTAATTTAACCTCGGCTTTTCCACGCTTAGTGGAATCATTATATGTTTGGGGAATGGCTTTTACCAAGACTGAAACTATTGCCAAGTTAATTCATTTTAGTTTTGGAATTATGGCCACGCTGACAATTTATGCAATTGGCAAAAGATTTTTCCAGCCTAAAATTGGTTTGTTGGCAAGCTTGATGTTTTATTCTTTGGCAGGAGTTGGTTTTGCTTCGCAAACTGCTTATGTTGATTTAGCAGCGGCCTTTTTCGGTTTAATGACTTTTCTGGCTTTTTATTGCTGGCTGGAAAAATCCAAAGATAAAAAATGGTTAATAATTTCGGCAGTATTTTTAGGATTTTGGTATGGCGTAAAAATATACGGCGTGATCACTTTGTCAATTTTAAGTTTCTTGATCTTGTGGCAAAAAGAACCACGTTTGAAAAATTTCTTGATTTTTGCTGGGACTTTTTTAATTATTTCTTCGCCTTGGTGGTTAGCCGCTTTAATTCAAACCGGCAACCCGATTTATCCAATTTTATCAGTTTCGCCGGATTGGGAACATGCCGAAGCTGGGACAAGCATGGTGAATTGGTTTTTGAGCGGGGCGGTTAAAACTTTGCCAGCTTTAATTTGGCGGACTCTAACCCAAGAAATCGCTTTTTTGGCTTTGATAATTCCGGCGTTATTTTATTGGAAAAAAATGCCAGCTTTGGTTAAAACGACCTTAATTGTAACCGTGCTTTGGTTCTGGGGCTGGTCCTTTATTCCAGTTCGCGATCCGCGCTATTTTATGGCCGCCGCAGGCTTGGGCTTGTTGGTAGTAGCTTGGTTCGTCTTTGAGATTAAAAATGGTTATTTAAAATGGACAGCCTGGATTGTCTTGATTTTAATTTTATATAGCAATCTTCTTTTGCAAAAACAAAATTCACTATTATTTTGGCCGGTCTTTTTTGGCCAAGAAAAAAGAGCCGATTTTATCGCCCGGGTAGTAGAACCGGATCCATGGCAATTTTACGATTCCAAACATTTTGTCCGCCAAAATTTACCGACCGGTCAAAAAGCTTTGGTTTTTAATGTTTTTTGTCCATTTTATATTGATTTTCCTTATTTTGACGCTTTTCAGCTCAAAAACCAAATTGGGGCGGTTAATTCTCAAGAGCTGAAAAAAGAATTAAAAAAGCAAAACATCAATTTTGTGGTGATGAAAACTACGGCGACTTTTATCACCAATGAGCCAAATTTTCATGGCTTATTAAAAATGATTTTGAAAAATGAAAATAACCGGGATAAAATATTAGCAGATCCAAATTTCAGCCAAGATTTTACTAAAGTTTATGAACAAACTTTTTCTGCCGGCGGTTGGCAGGTTTATAAAATTAATTAATAATATTGTGAGACGTAAGTTATAAAATGAAGACGTTGAGAGCAAGTATCATTATTGTCAGTTACAACGCCAAAAATGACTTAGCAGTATGTCTGAGAACGATTTTTGAATTTACAAAAACTAATTTTGAAATTATCGTGGTTGACAATGCTTCGACGGATGGCAGTGGCGAAATGGTGGCGAAAAAATTTCCCAAAGTTAAATTAATCGAAAACCGCCAAAATCTCGGATTTGCTCAGGCAAATAATCTGGGGGCTAAAATTGCTCAGAGCGATTATTTGGTTTTGTTAAATCAGGATACTTTAGTGAGCCGGGACTGGCTTTTAGAATTATTGGCGCCATTTTGCCAGGATAAAAAAATTGGAATTGTTCAGCCAAAAATTAAAATCTATCGAAAAAATCAAATTAATTCAACTGGTTCCCTGACCCATTTTCTGGGTTTTACTTGGGCGGGAAATTGTTTTGAGCCTGATTGTGGCTTTGAAAAAAATGCCGAAATCTTTAGCGCCTCTGGCTGTGTTTTGGCAATTAGGCGAAAGTTGTGGCAAAAATTAGGCGGTTTCGATCAAGATTATTTTATGTATTTAGAGGATGTGGATTTAGGCTGGCGGACGAGATTATTAGGCTATAAAATTATTTTTGCGCCAAAATCGATAATATATCATAAATATCATTTTTCAAAAGGCGACTATAAGTATTTTTATTTGGAAAAAAATCGATTGGCGACCTTATTTAAAAATTACTCAAGTGTGAGTTTGTTAATATTTTCGCCAGCAATCATTTTGAGCGAATTTATACTCCTATTATACTTTATTCCTAAAGGAAAATTAAAAATCAAACTTCGCGGCTTGGCGGCCTTTTTTGCGAGTTTGCCAAAAATTTGGC carries:
- a CDS encoding glycosyltransferase family 2 protein codes for the protein MKTLRASIIIVSYNAKNDLAVCLRTIFEFTKTNFEIIVVDNASTDGSGEMVAKKFPKVKLIENRQNLGFAQANNLGAKIAQSDYLVLLNQDTLVSRDWLLELLAPFCQDKKIGIVQPKIKIYRKNQINSTGSLTHFLGFTWAGNCFEPDCGFEKNAEIFSASGCVLAIRRKLWQKLGGFDQDYFMYLEDVDLGWRTRLLGYKIIFAPKSIIYHKYHFSKGDYKYFYLEKNRLATLFKNYSSVSLLIFSPAIILSEFILLLYFIPKGKLKIKLRGLAAFFASLPKIWQKRKKIQKTRKISDQKIFSQFSTTRQLFRAVKKTGL
- a CDS encoding glycosyltransferase family 39 protein, with translation MFSTGLGLGLIGILIFVIGSVSLLYKPVIWGLTAVLLIWTFGEIWTFLKSIPYRKIKLPKNVFGLFIALGFVFLVFYYLMGALGPEKNFDALWYHLTEPKLYLQNHQIRFINWGWFNLTSAFPRLVESLYVWGMAFTKTETIAKLIHFSFGIMATLTIYAIGKRFFQPKIGLLASLMFYSLAGVGFASQTAYVDLAAAFFGLMTFLAFYCWLEKSKDKKWLIISAVFLGFWYGVKIYGVITLSILSFLILWQKEPRLKNFLIFAGTFLIISSPWWLAALIQTGNPIYPILSVSPDWEHAEAGTSMVNWFLSGAVKTLPALIWRTLTQEIAFLALIIPALFYWKKMPALVKTTLIVTVLWFWGWSFIPVRDPRYFMAAAGLGLLVVAWFVFEIKNGYLKWTAWIVLILILYSNLLLQKQNSLLFWPVFFGQEKRADFIARVVEPDPWQFYDSKHFVRQNLPTGQKALVFNVFCPFYIDFPYFDAFQLKNQIGAVNSQELKKELKKQNINFVVMKTTATFITNEPNFHGLLKMILKNENNRDKILADPNFSQDFTKVYEQTFSAGGWQVYKIN
- a CDS encoding class I SAM-dependent methyltransferase codes for the protein MAYSISPHIHQKATIVDVGGGDGEPLNYLLSLRPDIKVILIDPSPGIGNLVKKEYLPRVELYPKTYMAEFKIKDKLKPYVILISDVIHHIPQKARKEFFSELKTMVGDQNEVRIIIKDIEPGFFRSSLSRLADRYISGDKKMSLIGRRNISKIMLKTFGKNITMKETTLFKIDKPNYALVFICKRI